In a genomic window of Zerene cesonia ecotype Mississippi chromosome Z, Zerene_cesonia_1.1, whole genome shotgun sequence:
- the LOC119835468 gene encoding transcription initiation factor TFIID subunit 4 isoform X2 has product MASAEFLEQALSTDVDENAVNAIVGTLENQLVTSVPSVSSQNNIVNVIPTNNNNTSCPSSIIGHKIYNKDRSDGEIDGANFQSSVPSASFNAPTTFSTQRNLNQMLSSNADSLSSEYNQNQIDSRTIAHSIANGTVSFPASQAQVIHSVQGGSIPQSVTKTITMQPPLVIKQGTTTGQVNMQTGMMTVPMTVNSSMPNSIPNVMTINKPGTQNVVVTTQNMGTAQPAIIPNVQILNTRPGAPAVAAQKSVATVSPRVVIGTPQVVGARAAVPGITLQTLQSLQQGQQGHLLLKTENGQYQLLRVGPAPAANTLTAPQPQTLRLSTVPAHPGVVTVSTSVAVPTQIGQMPSGPVATPVAVSSVSTVQASAPVPQPPLVTTQKPLDNTKEKCRNFLANLLDLSSKEPKSVERNVRNLIQELIDAQVEPEEFCDRLERLLNASPQPCLIGFLKKSLPLLRQSMCTKELVIEGINPPSPHIAFSSIPPPASPAQPQPVVATTNMQMPKPATKPGSSIAVLQNIPLHTKINVTKVGKTMTVNSKANFTRPGGPSAALSTVLTGKSVLKDKEKKSTLQFTQPFGDDKMTGDDDINDVAAMGGVNLAEETQRILGSTELIGTQIRSCKDEYLVPMGLMQSRVKAIASKHGLDEPNPELAGLISHAVHERLKSTVEKLAVIAQHRSDLLIKTDSRYEVTQDVKGQLKFLEELDRVDRKRREDSEREILLRAAKSRSKNEDPEQAKLKAKAKEMQRAELEELRQREANLTALQAIGPRKKARIDGQGASDNTVSGGGSVTGYPGRSQLALRTRLKRINLRDMIFLLEQEKDTAHSTILFRSYLK; this is encoded by the exons atggcgTCAGCCGAGTTCTTAGAGCAAGCACTGTCCACAGACGTTGACGAGAACGCAGTAAACGCGATTGTTGGTACACTTGAAAATCAACTGGTGACGTCCGTACCGTCGGTATCGTCACAgaacaatattgtaaatgttatcccaactaataataataacacttcTTGTCCAAGTTCTATTATtggacataaaatatataacaaggACCGCAGTGATGGTGAAATAGATGGTGCTAACTTTCAATCATCTGTTCCAAGTGCGTCATTCAATGCGCCAACCACGTTTTCAACACAAAGAAATCTGAATCAAATGTTATCCAGCAATGCGGATTCTCTCAGTTCTGAATATAATCAAAACCAAATAGACAGTCGTACAATTGCCCATTCTATAGCCAACGGCACAGTAAGTTTTCCTGCGTCTCAAGCGCAGGTAATACACAGTGTTCAAGGCGGAAGTATCCCTCAATCAGTAaccaaaacaataacaatgcaACCTCCATTAGTTATAAAACAAGGTACCACGACTGGTCAAGTCAACATGCAGACTGGAATGATGACTGTGCCCATGACTGTAAATTCTAGCATGCCAAATTCTATTCCAAATGTTATGACCATAAATAAGCCAGGAACACAAAATGTGGTTGTTACTACTCAGAATATGGGGACAGCACAACCTGCTATCATTCCTAATGTTCAAATACTCAACACGCGGCCTGGGGCGCCTGCTGTAGCAGCGCAGAAATCGGTTGCCACAGTATCGCCTAGAGTTGTTATTGGAACCCCGCAAGTGGTTGGTGCAAGAGCAGCAGTACCTGGT ATAACGCTGCAAACACTCCAAAGTCTTCAACAGGGGCAGCAGGGTCATTTGTTGTTAAAGACAGAGAATGGTCAATACCAGCTGTTGCGGGTCGGTCCGGCGCCCGCCGCCAACACACTAACGGCGCCCCAGCCACAGACCCTCCGGCTGTCGACTGTGCCGGCA CATCCGGGTGTCGTGACGGTGTCCACAAGCGTCGCTGTGCCGACTCAGATAGGGCAGATGCCATCGGGTCCAGTGGCAACGCCGGTGGCTGTATCGTCAGTTTCGACTGTTCAAGCGTCTGCGCCTGTGCCACAGCCGCCCCTCGTTACTACAcag AAACCACTAGACAACACGAAGGAGAAGTGCCGGAACTTCCTGGCTAACTTACTGGATCTGTCCAGCAAGGAGCCGAAATCGGTGGAGAGGAACGTGAGGAACCTGATCCAGGAGCTGATCGATGCTCAGGTGGAACCGGAGGAGTTCTGCGATAGGCTGGAAAGGCTGTTGAACGCGAGTCCTCAGCCGTGTCTTATTGGGTTCTTGAAG AAAAGTCTGCCTCTGTTGCGCCAATCAATGTGCACCAAGGAGTTAGTGATAGAGGGGATCAACCCTCCGTCCCCGCACATCGCGTTCTCGTCGATACCGCCGCCAGCGTCGCCGGCGCAGCCCCAGCCGGTGGTGGCCACCACCAACATGCAAATG CCGAAGCCAGCAACTAAACCGGGTAGCTCGATAGCTGTGTTGCAAAATATCCCACTGCACACGAAGATCAATGTAACTAAGGTCGGCAAGACAATGACAGTGAACAGTAAAGCCAATTTCACGAGGCCGGGCGGGCCCTCTGCAGCGCTGTCCACCGTCCTCACTGGGAAGTCGGTACTGAAGGACAAAGAGAAGAAGTCGACGTTACAGTTCACTCAGCCGTTTGGTGACGACAAGATGACGGGTGACGATGACATCAATGACGTAGCCGCTATGGGCGGTGTCAACTTGGCTGAGGAGACGCAGAGGATCCTCGGCTCTACGGAGTTGATTGGGACACAGATCAG GTCCTGCAAGGACGAATACCTGGTGCCCATGGGTCTGATGCAGAGTCGCGTCAAGGCGATCGCCAGCAAGCACGGGCTGGATGAGCCCAACCCTGAGTTGGCCGGGCTCATCAGCCACGCGGTGCACGAGAGACTCAAGAGCACAGTGGAGAAGTTGGCGGTGATCGCTCAGCATAGAAGCGATCTGCTCATCAAG ACGGACTCCCGCTACGAAGTGACGCAGGATGTGAAGGGCCAGCTCAAATTCCTCGAGGAGCTGGACCGCGTGGACAGGAAGCGGCGCGAGGACTCGGAGCGCGAGATACTGCTGCGCGCGGCCAAGTCGCGCTCCAAGAACGAGGACCCGGAGCAGGCGAAGCTGAAGGCTAAG GCCAAGGAGATGCAGCGTGCTGAACTCGAGGAGCTGAGGCAGCGTGAGGCCAACCTGACGGCTCTGCAAGCCATCGGGCCGAGGAAGAAGGCGAGGATCGACGGCCAGGGTGCCTCCGACAATACCGTCTCTGGAGGTGGCAGCGTCACCGGCTAT CCCGGTCGCAGTCAGCTCGCGCTGCGCACGCGGCTAAAGCGCATCAACCTTCGTGACATGATCTTCCTTCTGGAACAAGAGAAAGACACTGCACACTCCACCATCCTGTTTAGGAGCtatcttaaataa
- the LOC119835468 gene encoding transcription initiation factor TFIID subunit 4 isoform X3, whose amino-acid sequence MASAEFLEQALSTDVDENAVNAIVGTLENQLVTSVPSVSSQNNIVNVIPTNNNNTSCPSSIIGHKIYNKDRSDGEIDGANFQSSVPSASFNAPTTFSTQRNLNQMLSSNADSLSSEYNQNQIDSRTIAHSIANGTVSFPASQAQVIHSVQGGSIPQSVTKTITMQPPLVIKQGTTTGQVNMQTGMMTVPMTVNSSMPNSIPNVMTINKPGTQNVVVTTQNMGTAQPAIIPNVQILNTRPGAPAVAAQKSVATVSPRVVIGTPQVVGARAAVPGHPGVVTVSTSVAVPTQIGQMPSGPVATPVAVSSVSTVQASAPVPQPPLVTTQKPLDNTKEKCRNFLANLLDLSSKEPKSVERNVRNLIQELIDAQVEPEEFCDRLERLLNASPQPCLIGFLKKSLPLLRQSMCTKELVIEGINPPSPHIAFSSIPPPASPAQPQPVVATTNMQMLDDEEGGTPTLTTLQPPPAMCLAGPPSPKLNLVPVQPLTQPKPATKPGSSIAVLQNIPLHTKINVTKVGKTMTVNSKANFTRPGGPSAALSTVLTGKSVLKDKEKKSTLQFTQPFGDDKMTGDDDINDVAAMGGVNLAEETQRILGSTELIGTQIRSCKDEYLVPMGLMQSRVKAIASKHGLDEPNPELAGLISHAVHERLKSTVEKLAVIAQHRSDLLIKTDSRYEVTQDVKGQLKFLEELDRVDRKRREDSEREILLRAAKSRSKNEDPEQAKLKAKAKEMQRAELEELRQREANLTALQAIGPRKKARIDGQGASDNTVSGGGSVTGYPGRSQLALRTRLKRINLRDMIFLLEQEKDTAHSTILFRSYLK is encoded by the exons atggcgTCAGCCGAGTTCTTAGAGCAAGCACTGTCCACAGACGTTGACGAGAACGCAGTAAACGCGATTGTTGGTACACTTGAAAATCAACTGGTGACGTCCGTACCGTCGGTATCGTCACAgaacaatattgtaaatgttatcccaactaataataataacacttcTTGTCCAAGTTCTATTATtggacataaaatatataacaaggACCGCAGTGATGGTGAAATAGATGGTGCTAACTTTCAATCATCTGTTCCAAGTGCGTCATTCAATGCGCCAACCACGTTTTCAACACAAAGAAATCTGAATCAAATGTTATCCAGCAATGCGGATTCTCTCAGTTCTGAATATAATCAAAACCAAATAGACAGTCGTACAATTGCCCATTCTATAGCCAACGGCACAGTAAGTTTTCCTGCGTCTCAAGCGCAGGTAATACACAGTGTTCAAGGCGGAAGTATCCCTCAATCAGTAaccaaaacaataacaatgcaACCTCCATTAGTTATAAAACAAGGTACCACGACTGGTCAAGTCAACATGCAGACTGGAATGATGACTGTGCCCATGACTGTAAATTCTAGCATGCCAAATTCTATTCCAAATGTTATGACCATAAATAAGCCAGGAACACAAAATGTGGTTGTTACTACTCAGAATATGGGGACAGCACAACCTGCTATCATTCCTAATGTTCAAATACTCAACACGCGGCCTGGGGCGCCTGCTGTAGCAGCGCAGAAATCGGTTGCCACAGTATCGCCTAGAGTTGTTATTGGAACCCCGCAAGTGGTTGGTGCAAGAGCAGCAGTACCTGGT CATCCGGGTGTCGTGACGGTGTCCACAAGCGTCGCTGTGCCGACTCAGATAGGGCAGATGCCATCGGGTCCAGTGGCAACGCCGGTGGCTGTATCGTCAGTTTCGACTGTTCAAGCGTCTGCGCCTGTGCCACAGCCGCCCCTCGTTACTACAcag AAACCACTAGACAACACGAAGGAGAAGTGCCGGAACTTCCTGGCTAACTTACTGGATCTGTCCAGCAAGGAGCCGAAATCGGTGGAGAGGAACGTGAGGAACCTGATCCAGGAGCTGATCGATGCTCAGGTGGAACCGGAGGAGTTCTGCGATAGGCTGGAAAGGCTGTTGAACGCGAGTCCTCAGCCGTGTCTTATTGGGTTCTTGAAG AAAAGTCTGCCTCTGTTGCGCCAATCAATGTGCACCAAGGAGTTAGTGATAGAGGGGATCAACCCTCCGTCCCCGCACATCGCGTTCTCGTCGATACCGCCGCCAGCGTCGCCGGCGCAGCCCCAGCCGGTGGTGGCCACCACCAACATGCAAATG CTTGACGACGAAGAGGGTGGTACCCCCACACTCACGACGCTCCAGCCCCCGCCCGCGATGTGCCTGGCGGGGCCGCCGTCGCCGAAACTAAACCTAGTGCCCGTACAGCCGCTGACGCAG CCGAAGCCAGCAACTAAACCGGGTAGCTCGATAGCTGTGTTGCAAAATATCCCACTGCACACGAAGATCAATGTAACTAAGGTCGGCAAGACAATGACAGTGAACAGTAAAGCCAATTTCACGAGGCCGGGCGGGCCCTCTGCAGCGCTGTCCACCGTCCTCACTGGGAAGTCGGTACTGAAGGACAAAGAGAAGAAGTCGACGTTACAGTTCACTCAGCCGTTTGGTGACGACAAGATGACGGGTGACGATGACATCAATGACGTAGCCGCTATGGGCGGTGTCAACTTGGCTGAGGAGACGCAGAGGATCCTCGGCTCTACGGAGTTGATTGGGACACAGATCAG GTCCTGCAAGGACGAATACCTGGTGCCCATGGGTCTGATGCAGAGTCGCGTCAAGGCGATCGCCAGCAAGCACGGGCTGGATGAGCCCAACCCTGAGTTGGCCGGGCTCATCAGCCACGCGGTGCACGAGAGACTCAAGAGCACAGTGGAGAAGTTGGCGGTGATCGCTCAGCATAGAAGCGATCTGCTCATCAAG ACGGACTCCCGCTACGAAGTGACGCAGGATGTGAAGGGCCAGCTCAAATTCCTCGAGGAGCTGGACCGCGTGGACAGGAAGCGGCGCGAGGACTCGGAGCGCGAGATACTGCTGCGCGCGGCCAAGTCGCGCTCCAAGAACGAGGACCCGGAGCAGGCGAAGCTGAAGGCTAAG GCCAAGGAGATGCAGCGTGCTGAACTCGAGGAGCTGAGGCAGCGTGAGGCCAACCTGACGGCTCTGCAAGCCATCGGGCCGAGGAAGAAGGCGAGGATCGACGGCCAGGGTGCCTCCGACAATACCGTCTCTGGAGGTGGCAGCGTCACCGGCTAT CCCGGTCGCAGTCAGCTCGCGCTGCGCACGCGGCTAAAGCGCATCAACCTTCGTGACATGATCTTCCTTCTGGAACAAGAGAAAGACACTGCACACTCCACCATCCTGTTTAGGAGCtatcttaaataa
- the LOC119835468 gene encoding transcription initiation factor TFIID subunit 4 isoform X1, whose translation MASAEFLEQALSTDVDENAVNAIVGTLENQLVTSVPSVSSQNNIVNVIPTNNNNTSCPSSIIGHKIYNKDRSDGEIDGANFQSSVPSASFNAPTTFSTQRNLNQMLSSNADSLSSEYNQNQIDSRTIAHSIANGTVSFPASQAQVIHSVQGGSIPQSVTKTITMQPPLVIKQGTTTGQVNMQTGMMTVPMTVNSSMPNSIPNVMTINKPGTQNVVVTTQNMGTAQPAIIPNVQILNTRPGAPAVAAQKSVATVSPRVVIGTPQVVGARAAVPGITLQTLQSLQQGQQGHLLLKTENGQYQLLRVGPAPAANTLTAPQPQTLRLSTVPAHPGVVTVSTSVAVPTQIGQMPSGPVATPVAVSSVSTVQASAPVPQPPLVTTQKPLDNTKEKCRNFLANLLDLSSKEPKSVERNVRNLIQELIDAQVEPEEFCDRLERLLNASPQPCLIGFLKKSLPLLRQSMCTKELVIEGINPPSPHIAFSSIPPPASPAQPQPVVATTNMQMLDDEEGGTPTLTTLQPPPAMCLAGPPSPKLNLVPVQPLTQPKPATKPGSSIAVLQNIPLHTKINVTKVGKTMTVNSKANFTRPGGPSAALSTVLTGKSVLKDKEKKSTLQFTQPFGDDKMTGDDDINDVAAMGGVNLAEETQRILGSTELIGTQIRSCKDEYLVPMGLMQSRVKAIASKHGLDEPNPELAGLISHAVHERLKSTVEKLAVIAQHRSDLLIKTDSRYEVTQDVKGQLKFLEELDRVDRKRREDSEREILLRAAKSRSKNEDPEQAKLKAKAKEMQRAELEELRQREANLTALQAIGPRKKARIDGQGASDNTVSGGGSVTGYPGRSQLALRTRLKRINLRDMIFLLEQEKDTAHSTILFRSYLK comes from the exons atggcgTCAGCCGAGTTCTTAGAGCAAGCACTGTCCACAGACGTTGACGAGAACGCAGTAAACGCGATTGTTGGTACACTTGAAAATCAACTGGTGACGTCCGTACCGTCGGTATCGTCACAgaacaatattgtaaatgttatcccaactaataataataacacttcTTGTCCAAGTTCTATTATtggacataaaatatataacaaggACCGCAGTGATGGTGAAATAGATGGTGCTAACTTTCAATCATCTGTTCCAAGTGCGTCATTCAATGCGCCAACCACGTTTTCAACACAAAGAAATCTGAATCAAATGTTATCCAGCAATGCGGATTCTCTCAGTTCTGAATATAATCAAAACCAAATAGACAGTCGTACAATTGCCCATTCTATAGCCAACGGCACAGTAAGTTTTCCTGCGTCTCAAGCGCAGGTAATACACAGTGTTCAAGGCGGAAGTATCCCTCAATCAGTAaccaaaacaataacaatgcaACCTCCATTAGTTATAAAACAAGGTACCACGACTGGTCAAGTCAACATGCAGACTGGAATGATGACTGTGCCCATGACTGTAAATTCTAGCATGCCAAATTCTATTCCAAATGTTATGACCATAAATAAGCCAGGAACACAAAATGTGGTTGTTACTACTCAGAATATGGGGACAGCACAACCTGCTATCATTCCTAATGTTCAAATACTCAACACGCGGCCTGGGGCGCCTGCTGTAGCAGCGCAGAAATCGGTTGCCACAGTATCGCCTAGAGTTGTTATTGGAACCCCGCAAGTGGTTGGTGCAAGAGCAGCAGTACCTGGT ATAACGCTGCAAACACTCCAAAGTCTTCAACAGGGGCAGCAGGGTCATTTGTTGTTAAAGACAGAGAATGGTCAATACCAGCTGTTGCGGGTCGGTCCGGCGCCCGCCGCCAACACACTAACGGCGCCCCAGCCACAGACCCTCCGGCTGTCGACTGTGCCGGCA CATCCGGGTGTCGTGACGGTGTCCACAAGCGTCGCTGTGCCGACTCAGATAGGGCAGATGCCATCGGGTCCAGTGGCAACGCCGGTGGCTGTATCGTCAGTTTCGACTGTTCAAGCGTCTGCGCCTGTGCCACAGCCGCCCCTCGTTACTACAcag AAACCACTAGACAACACGAAGGAGAAGTGCCGGAACTTCCTGGCTAACTTACTGGATCTGTCCAGCAAGGAGCCGAAATCGGTGGAGAGGAACGTGAGGAACCTGATCCAGGAGCTGATCGATGCTCAGGTGGAACCGGAGGAGTTCTGCGATAGGCTGGAAAGGCTGTTGAACGCGAGTCCTCAGCCGTGTCTTATTGGGTTCTTGAAG AAAAGTCTGCCTCTGTTGCGCCAATCAATGTGCACCAAGGAGTTAGTGATAGAGGGGATCAACCCTCCGTCCCCGCACATCGCGTTCTCGTCGATACCGCCGCCAGCGTCGCCGGCGCAGCCCCAGCCGGTGGTGGCCACCACCAACATGCAAATG CTTGACGACGAAGAGGGTGGTACCCCCACACTCACGACGCTCCAGCCCCCGCCCGCGATGTGCCTGGCGGGGCCGCCGTCGCCGAAACTAAACCTAGTGCCCGTACAGCCGCTGACGCAG CCGAAGCCAGCAACTAAACCGGGTAGCTCGATAGCTGTGTTGCAAAATATCCCACTGCACACGAAGATCAATGTAACTAAGGTCGGCAAGACAATGACAGTGAACAGTAAAGCCAATTTCACGAGGCCGGGCGGGCCCTCTGCAGCGCTGTCCACCGTCCTCACTGGGAAGTCGGTACTGAAGGACAAAGAGAAGAAGTCGACGTTACAGTTCACTCAGCCGTTTGGTGACGACAAGATGACGGGTGACGATGACATCAATGACGTAGCCGCTATGGGCGGTGTCAACTTGGCTGAGGAGACGCAGAGGATCCTCGGCTCTACGGAGTTGATTGGGACACAGATCAG GTCCTGCAAGGACGAATACCTGGTGCCCATGGGTCTGATGCAGAGTCGCGTCAAGGCGATCGCCAGCAAGCACGGGCTGGATGAGCCCAACCCTGAGTTGGCCGGGCTCATCAGCCACGCGGTGCACGAGAGACTCAAGAGCACAGTGGAGAAGTTGGCGGTGATCGCTCAGCATAGAAGCGATCTGCTCATCAAG ACGGACTCCCGCTACGAAGTGACGCAGGATGTGAAGGGCCAGCTCAAATTCCTCGAGGAGCTGGACCGCGTGGACAGGAAGCGGCGCGAGGACTCGGAGCGCGAGATACTGCTGCGCGCGGCCAAGTCGCGCTCCAAGAACGAGGACCCGGAGCAGGCGAAGCTGAAGGCTAAG GCCAAGGAGATGCAGCGTGCTGAACTCGAGGAGCTGAGGCAGCGTGAGGCCAACCTGACGGCTCTGCAAGCCATCGGGCCGAGGAAGAAGGCGAGGATCGACGGCCAGGGTGCCTCCGACAATACCGTCTCTGGAGGTGGCAGCGTCACCGGCTAT CCCGGTCGCAGTCAGCTCGCGCTGCGCACGCGGCTAAAGCGCATCAACCTTCGTGACATGATCTTCCTTCTGGAACAAGAGAAAGACACTGCACACTCCACCATCCTGTTTAGGAGCtatcttaaataa